The following coding sequences lie in one Camelus bactrianus isolate YW-2024 breed Bactrian camel chromosome 8, ASM4877302v1, whole genome shotgun sequence genomic window:
- the ACAT2 gene encoding acetyl-CoA acetyltransferase, cytosolic, which translates to MNAGSDPVVIVSAVRTAIGSFNGALSTVPVHDLGSTVIREVLKRAAVAPEEVSEVIFGHVLAAGCGQNPVRQASVGAGIPYSVPAWSCQMLCGSGLKAVCLAAQSIGIGDSSIVVAGGMESMSKAPHLVHLRTGVKIGETALTDSILCDGLTDAFHNYHMGITAENVAKKWQVSREDQDKVAVLSQNRTENAQKAGHFDKEIVSVFVSSRKGLTEVKTDEFPRHGSNIEDMSKLKPYFLTDGTGTVTAANASGINDGAAAVVLMKQSEATNRGLKPLAQIVSWSQAGVEPSIMGTGPIPAIKQAVAKAGWSLEDVDVFEINEAFAAVSAAITKELGLNPEKVNTEGGAIALGHPLGASGCRILVTLLHTMERKGGRRGVAALCVGGGMGIAMCVQRA; encoded by the exons ATGAATGCAGGCTCGGACCCCGTGGTCATTGTCTCGGCGGTGCGGACCGCCATAG GCTCCTTCAATGGTGCCCTGTCCACCGTTCCTGTCCATGACCTGGGCTCAACTGTCATCAGAGAAGTCCTGAAGAGGGCTGCTGTGGCTCCCGAAGAGGTGTCAGAGGTCATATTTGGACATGTTTTGGCAGCAG gttGTGGGCAGAATCCTGTTCGACAAGCCAGTGTGGGTGCAGGAATCCCCTACTCTGTTCCAGCATGGAGCTGCCAAATGCTCTGTGGATCAGGCCTAAAAGCAGTGTGCCTTGCAGCCCAGTCAATAGGGATAGGAGACTCCAGCATTGTGGTTGCAGGAGGCATGGAAAGTATGAGCAAG GCTCCTCATTTGGTTCATTTGAGGACAGGAGTCAAGATTGGGGAAACAGCACTAACTGACAGTATACTCTGTGATGGGCTTACTGATGCATTTCACAACTACCATATGGGCATCACAG CTGAAAATGTAGCCAAAAAATGGCAAGTGAGTAGAGAAGACCAGGACAAGGTCGCAGTTCTGTCCCAGAACAGAACGGAGAATGCACAGAAAGCCGGCCATTTTGACAAAGAGATTGTATCAGTTTTTGTATCTTCTAGAAAAG GTCTTACTGAAGTTAAAACAGATGAGTTTCCTCGCCATGGGAGCAACATAGAAGACATGTCTAAGCTAAAGCCTTACTTTCTTACAGATGGAACAGGAACCGTCACCGCAGCTAATGCTTCAG GAATCAATGACGGTGCTGCAGCTGTGGTTCTCATGAAGCAGTCAGAAGCTACTAATCGTGGCCTTAAACCTTTAGCGCAGATAGTTTCCTGGTCACAAGCAGGCGTGGAGCCTTCCATTATGGGAACAGGACCAATTCCAGCAATAAAGCAAGCC gttgcaaaagcAGGTTGGTCACTGGAGGATGTTGATGTATTTGAAATCAATGAAGCCTTTGCAGCCGTGTCTGCTGCAATAACTAAAGAACTTGGATTAAACCCAGAGAAG GTCAACACTGAAGGAGGGGCGATAGCCTTGGGCCATCCTCTTGGAGCATCTGGCTGTCGGATCCTTGTCACCCTGTTACACACGATGGAGCGCAAGGGTGGACGCCGTGGTGTCGCTGCCCTGTGCGTCGGGGGTGGGATGGGAATAGCAATGTGTGTTCAGAGAGCATGA
- the WTAP gene encoding pre-mRNA-splicing regulator WTAP isoform X1, with the protein MTNEEPLPKKVRLSETDFKVMARDELILRWKQYEAYVQALEGKYTDLNSNDVTGLRESEEKLKQQQQESARRENILVMRLATKEQEMQECTTQIQYLKQVQQPSVAQLRSTMVDPAINLFFLKMKGELEQTKDKLEQAQNELSAWKFTPDSQTGKKLMAKCRMLIQENQELGRQLSQGRIAQLEAELALQKKYSEELKSSQDELNDFIIQLDEEVEGMQSTILVLQQQLKETRQQLAQYQQQQSQAPGPSTSRTASSEPVGQAEAAGKDCSRLANGPSNGSSSRQRTSGSGFHREGDTTEDDFPSSPGNGNKASSSSEERTGRGGSSYVNQLSAGYESVDSPTGSENSLTHHSNDTDSSHDPQEEKTVSGKGNRTAGSRHAQNGLDSSVNVQGSIL; encoded by the exons ATGACCAACGAGGAACCTCTTCCCAAAaag GTTCGGCTGAGTGAAACAGACTTCAAAGTTATGGCACGAGATGAATTAATTTTAAG GTGGAAGCAGTATGAAGCATACGTGCAAGCTTTGGAGGGCAAATACACAGATCTTAACT CCAATGATGTAACTGGCTTAAGGGAGTCTGAAGAAAAGCTAAAGCAGCAACAGCAAGAATCTGCACGCAGGGAAAACATCCTTGTAATGCGCCTAGCAACCAAGGAGCAGGAGATGCAAGAGTGTACT ACTCAAATCCAGTACCTCAAGCAAGTCCAGCAGCCTAGCGTTGCCCAACTGAGATCAACAATGGTGGACCCAGCGATCAACTTgtttttcctaaaaatgaaagGTGAACTGGAACAGACTAAAGACAAACTGGAACAAGCCCAAAATGAACTGAGTGCCTGGAAGTTTACGCCTGATAG CCAAACAGGCAAAAAGTTAATGGCGAAGTGTCGAATGCTTATCCAGGAGAATCAAGAACTTGGAAGGCAGCTGTCCCAGGGACGTATTGCACAACTTGAAGCAGAGTTGGCTTTACAGAAGAAATATAGTGAGGAGCTTAAAAGCAGTCAGGATG AACTGAATGACTTCATCATTCAACTTGACGAAGAAGTAGAGGGTATGCAGAGTACCATTCTAGTTCTTCAGCAGCAACTGAAGGAGACGCGCCAGCAGTTGGCTCAGTACCAACAGCAGCAGTCTCAAGCCCCAGGCCCGAGTACCAGCAGGACTGCGTCTTCTGAGCCTGTAGGACAGGCGGAGGCCGCAGGTAAAGACTGCAGTCGTCTGGCCAACGGACCGAGCAACGGCAGTTCCTCCCGGCAGAGGACGTCTGGGTCTGGCTTTCACAGGGAGGGGGACACAACCGAAGATGACTTTCCTTCTTCTCCAGGGAACGGTAATAAGGCCTCCAGCAGCTCAGAGGAGAGAACTGGCAGAGGAGGTAGTAGTTACGTAAACCAACTCAGTGCGGGGTATGAAAGTGTAGACTCTCCCACGGGCAGTGAAAACTCTCTCACACACCACTCAAATGACACAGACTCCAGTCATGACCCTCAAGAGGAAAAGACAGTGAGTGGGAAAGGTAACCGAACTGCGGGTTCCCGCCACGCTCAGAATGGCTTGGACTCAAGTGTAAATGTACAGGGttccattttgtaa
- the WTAP gene encoding pre-mRNA-splicing regulator WTAP isoform X2, translated as MLHCFVGWKQYEAYVQALEGKYTDLNSNDVTGLRESEEKLKQQQQESARRENILVMRLATKEQEMQECTTQIQYLKQVQQPSVAQLRSTMVDPAINLFFLKMKGELEQTKDKLEQAQNELSAWKFTPDSQTGKKLMAKCRMLIQENQELGRQLSQGRIAQLEAELALQKKYSEELKSSQDELNDFIIQLDEEVEGMQSTILVLQQQLKETRQQLAQYQQQQSQAPGPSTSRTASSEPVGQAEAAGKDCSRLANGPSNGSSSRQRTSGSGFHREGDTTEDDFPSSPGNGNKASSSSEERTGRGGSSYVNQLSAGYESVDSPTGSENSLTHHSNDTDSSHDPQEEKTVSGKGNRTAGSRHAQNGLDSSVNVQGSIL; from the exons ATGCTCCACTGTTTTGTCGG GTGGAAGCAGTATGAAGCATACGTGCAAGCTTTGGAGGGCAAATACACAGATCTTAACT CCAATGATGTAACTGGCTTAAGGGAGTCTGAAGAAAAGCTAAAGCAGCAACAGCAAGAATCTGCACGCAGGGAAAACATCCTTGTAATGCGCCTAGCAACCAAGGAGCAGGAGATGCAAGAGTGTACT ACTCAAATCCAGTACCTCAAGCAAGTCCAGCAGCCTAGCGTTGCCCAACTGAGATCAACAATGGTGGACCCAGCGATCAACTTgtttttcctaaaaatgaaagGTGAACTGGAACAGACTAAAGACAAACTGGAACAAGCCCAAAATGAACTGAGTGCCTGGAAGTTTACGCCTGATAG CCAAACAGGCAAAAAGTTAATGGCGAAGTGTCGAATGCTTATCCAGGAGAATCAAGAACTTGGAAGGCAGCTGTCCCAGGGACGTATTGCACAACTTGAAGCAGAGTTGGCTTTACAGAAGAAATATAGTGAGGAGCTTAAAAGCAGTCAGGATG AACTGAATGACTTCATCATTCAACTTGACGAAGAAGTAGAGGGTATGCAGAGTACCATTCTAGTTCTTCAGCAGCAACTGAAGGAGACGCGCCAGCAGTTGGCTCAGTACCAACAGCAGCAGTCTCAAGCCCCAGGCCCGAGTACCAGCAGGACTGCGTCTTCTGAGCCTGTAGGACAGGCGGAGGCCGCAGGTAAAGACTGCAGTCGTCTGGCCAACGGACCGAGCAACGGCAGTTCCTCCCGGCAGAGGACGTCTGGGTCTGGCTTTCACAGGGAGGGGGACACAACCGAAGATGACTTTCCTTCTTCTCCAGGGAACGGTAATAAGGCCTCCAGCAGCTCAGAGGAGAGAACTGGCAGAGGAGGTAGTAGTTACGTAAACCAACTCAGTGCGGGGTATGAAAGTGTAGACTCTCCCACGGGCAGTGAAAACTCTCTCACACACCACTCAAATGACACAGACTCCAGTCATGACCCTCAAGAGGAAAAGACAGTGAGTGGGAAAGGTAACCGAACTGCGGGTTCCCGCCACGCTCAGAATGGCTTGGACTCAAGTGTAAATGTACAGGGttccattttgtaa